The following are from one region of the Littorina saxatilis isolate snail1 linkage group LG2, US_GU_Lsax_2.0, whole genome shotgun sequence genome:
- the LOC138959015 gene encoding tRNA wybutosine-synthesizing protein 5-like translates to MTETTKHLDLDIYTGVSKDSFLTEIYPKRRPAVLRGVDIGPCRDKWTVEYLATQGITTQVKVHVSTMPQMDFINKNFLYRSMPFSDFVRRAAEESHMEYFIDEKEVYYLRALGNDPRKDIADIHQQFPDLAKDIVFPDFFEPNCFFSSVFRIASRGLQLWTHYDVMDNLLIQVSGTKRVVLFSPQEADKLYLEGDKSSVLDIDHPDLSRYPLFNQAVRIEGRLQPGDILFIPGLWFHNVISEEFGVAVNVFWKNLPPELYDHKDTYGNKDLLPAQRAMQIVDGALKALEKLPAQYRDFYARRLVLRIQSKTYNKEMGT, encoded by the exons AAATATATCCAAAA AGAAGGCCAGCTGTTCTGCGAGGGGTCGACATCGGGCCATGTCGTGACAAGTGGACCGTGGAGTACCTGGCCACACAGGGTATTACAACTCAAGTCAAAGTGCATGTTTCCACAATGCCACAAATGGATTTCATCAACAAAAACTTCCTCTACAG ATCAATGCCCTTCTCAGACTTTGTGCGGCGAGCAGCTGAAGAAAGTCACATGGAATATTTTATAGATGAG AAAGAGGTGTACTACCTACGAGCATTAGGAAATGACCCAAGAAAAGACATCGCAGATATTCACCAGCAGTTTCCAGACCTGGCAAAGGACATTGTTTTCCCTGACTTCTTTGAGCCAAACTGTTTCTTTTCAAGTGTTTTTCGCATTGCGTCAAGAGGCCTTCAACTTTGGACACATTATGAT GTGATGGACAATTTGCTGATTCAGGTGTCAGGGACCAAAAGAGTTGTGCTTTTCAGCCCACAAGAAGCTGACAAACTTTACTTGGAAG GGGATAAATCATCTGTGCTGGACATAGATCATCCTGACCTCAGCAGATATCCCCTCTTTAATCAGGCTGTCAGGATAGAGGGGAGGTTGCAACCAGGGGATATCCTCTTCATTCCAG GTCTGTGGTTCCACAACGTCATATCGGAGGAGTTTGGGGTGGCTGTGAATGTGTTCTGGAAGAACCTGCCTCCTGAGCTGTATGACCACAAGGACACCTATGGGAACAAAGATCTTCTTCCAGCCCAGAGAGCAATGCAAATTGTTGATGGTGCTCTCAAGGCCTTGGAGAAGCTTCCTGCACAATACAGAGACTTTTACGCTAGAAGGCTTGTGCTGCGAATACagtcaaaaacatataataaaGAAATGGGAACAtga
- the LOC138959014 gene encoding RNA-binding region-containing protein 3-like produces the protein MFLQIRKELFPCNCTSCCQDRKCSHVFVAISLLQLDRSRNGMGGGTLLIRHLPSSLSKEEKEDFLRHFGAVRVRVMGNKGPLKHTAFAEFSTKDIAAQVVGKLHQVEVLGCRLVVEFARGPDGQHLPPVTNSQPDAVKQEAKEGNKKEEEKKDEQEDNAFDLSFHQWGLKYPRRRRLHYLYPPPSPSILANISNALAACPRFYVQVLHLMNKMDLPAPFGPVTAQAPLAPDAEVTVNFEDKLQPEEMEVSSTEESELESDTDVNRPKEEAARKRKKPDSERQIRKRARLAMAMFQAPPPAPDTRPSASAVSLGEVFEQAGEGGGQRRIQLKLPGAVADSVTSEAEEISGPLLPPTLLRETERSGSQREEAAGETIEAGAQSTGFGLITPVAKPAEESENDEREEGWSETKFISKSELRKGRLSHREMEDHSIFRNYKEGEPSRRLYIKNLTKQVTEEDLHWIYGRYINWENEAEKNMFDIRLMKEGRMKGQAFVTLGKEEQAIKAVRDTNAFVLRGKPMAVLFARSAKQQEEGKS, from the exons ATGTTTTTACAGATTCGAAAAGAGTTGTTTCCCTGTAATTGCACTTCCTGTTGCCAAGATCGAAAGTGTTCGCATGTCTTTGTTGCAATAAGCTTACTGCAG TTGGATAGATCAAGAAACGGAATGGGTGGCGGTACATTGCTTATTCGTCACCTGCCATCGTCACTGAgcaaggaggagaaggaagactTTCTGCGACACTTCGGTGCTGTGAGAGTGCGTGTCATGGGAAACAAAGGCCCTTTG AAACACACTGCATTTGCAGAGTTTTCCACAAAAGATATTGCAGCCCAG GTGGTGGGTAAACTGCACCAGGTGGAGGTGCTGGGCTGTCGTCTGGTGGTGGAGTTTGCTCGCGGTCCTGATGGTCAACACCTTCCTCCCGTCACCAACTCACAGCCTGATGCAGT AAAGCAGGAGGCCAAAGAGGGGAACAAAAAggaagaggaaaaaaaagatgaaCAGGAGGATAATGCATTTGATTTGTCTTTTCATCAGTGGGG GCTCAAGTATCCAAGGCGAAGGAGATTGCACTATTTGTACCCTCCACCATCCCCGTCCATCCTGGCCAACATCAGCAATGCTCTGGCAGCTTGTCCGAGGTTTTATGTACAG GTCCTTCATCTGATGAACAAGATGGATCTCCCGGCTCCCTTTGGTCCCGTCACTGCACAAGCTCCCTTg GCTCCTGACGCAGAAGTGACAGTGAACTTTGAGGACAAACTACAGCCAGAGGAGATGGAAGTATCCAGTACAGAAGAGTCTGAGCTTGAAAGTGATACCGATGTAAACAG ACCCAAAGAAGAAGCTGCCAGAAAAAGGAAGAAGCCAGACAGCGAGCGTCAGATCAGGAAGCGAGCGCGCCTGGCCATGGCCATGTTCCAGGCCCCTCCTCCAGCCCCAGACACCAGACCCTCAGCCTCGGCAGTGTCCCTTGGAGAGGTGTTTGAGCAagcaggggaggggggtggtcaGCGCAGGATACAGCTGAAACTGCCCGGTGCTGTTGCCGATTCTGTCACCTCAGAGGCTGAGGAGATTTCTGGTCCACTGCTGCCTCCAACACTACTCAGGGAAACTG AACGCTCTGGCAGTCAGAGAGAGGAAGCAGCTGGAGAGACAATAGAAGCAGGCGCTCAGTCTACTGGCTTTGGGCTTATTACCCCAGTAGCTAAG CCCGCAGAAGAAAGTGAGAACGACGAGAGAGAAGAAGGGTGGTCGGAAACAAAGTTTATTTCCAAGTCAGAGCTGCGTAAGGGAAGACTATCACACAGAG AGATGGAAGACCACAGTATATTCCGGAACTACAAAGAAGGAGAACCGAGTCGTCGCCTGTACATCAAGAATCTTACCAAACAGGTCACAGAAGAG GATCTACACTGGATTTATGGTCGCTATATCAACTGGGAAAATGAAGCAGAGAAAAACAT GTTTGACATCCGCTTGATGAAGGAAGGTCGGATGAAAGGCCAGGCCTTTGTGACGCTGGGCAAGGAGGAGCAGGCCATCAAGGCTGTCAGGGACACCAATGCTTTTGTCCTCAGGGGGAAACCCATGGCCGTG CTGTTTGCTCGGTCAGCCAAGCAACAGGAGGAAGGAAAGTCCTGA